In a single window of the Streptomyces cinnabarinus genome:
- a CDS encoding M12 family metallopeptidase — MTARYCSLAQQSAPVLAPGLTAERQRALIGGRRMWVNNTVLHYCFFDGDNDASVISVPGTGGSRRVSWVGAKEQRDVVRECFQEWRDLGIGVSFTEVSDRSEAELRIGFQPGDGSWSTVGKDALQVGLNERTMNFGWDLTVPGERATALHEIGHALGMLHEHQSPFAGIHWDDEAVVADLGGPPNFWSRETTFFNILRKLDPDEVNGSAWDPQSIMEYPFEAGLILEPEQFRGGLNPPGALSPADKEFVLRWYPPTGPARPTALVPFRSAPIGLGPGEQADFTVEPSETREYTVGTFGDSDTVVVVFEERDGEPRYLTGQDDSGTSGNTRIKAHLVKGRRYFVRVRLYSAWGSGETAVMCW, encoded by the coding sequence ATGACCGCTCGCTACTGCTCCCTCGCGCAGCAGTCGGCCCCCGTTCTGGCACCGGGGCTGACCGCCGAGCGGCAGCGCGCGCTCATCGGCGGACGCCGGATGTGGGTCAACAACACGGTCCTGCACTACTGCTTCTTCGACGGCGACAACGACGCGTCCGTGATTTCCGTACCGGGGACCGGGGGGTCCCGGCGGGTGTCGTGGGTCGGCGCGAAGGAGCAGCGGGACGTGGTGCGCGAGTGCTTCCAGGAGTGGCGGGACCTCGGCATCGGGGTGTCGTTCACCGAGGTCTCGGACCGCTCGGAAGCGGAGTTGCGGATCGGGTTCCAGCCGGGTGACGGTTCCTGGTCGACCGTGGGCAAGGACGCGCTCCAGGTCGGCCTGAACGAGCGCACCATGAACTTCGGCTGGGACCTGACCGTGCCCGGGGAGCGGGCGACCGCTCTGCACGAGATCGGGCACGCGCTGGGCATGCTGCACGAGCACCAGAGCCCGTTCGCCGGTATCCACTGGGACGACGAGGCCGTCGTCGCGGACCTCGGCGGACCGCCGAACTTCTGGAGCCGGGAGACGACGTTCTTCAACATTCTGCGCAAGCTGGACCCGGACGAGGTCAACGGCTCCGCCTGGGACCCGCAGTCGATCATGGAGTACCCCTTCGAGGCGGGGCTGATCCTGGAGCCCGAGCAGTTCCGCGGGGGGCTGAACCCGCCCGGCGCTCTCTCGCCCGCCGACAAGGAGTTCGTCCTGCGCTGGTACCCGCCGACCGGCCCCGCAAGGCCGACCGCGCTGGTGCCGTTCCGCTCGGCGCCGATCGGTCTCGGCCCGGGTGAGCAGGCCGACTTCACCGTCGAGCCGTCGGAGACCCGCGAGTACACGGTGGGCACCTTCGGCGACAGCGACACCGTCGTGGTGGTCTTCGAGGAGCGGGACGGCGAGCCCCGCTATCTCACCGGCCAGGACGACTCGGGCACGTCCGGCAACACCAGGATCAAGGCCCATCTCGTCAAGGGCCGCCGCTACTTCGTCCGTGTGCGCCTGTACTCCGCCTGGGGGTCGGGGGAAACCGCGGTGATGTGCTGGTAA
- a CDS encoding LuxR C-terminal-related transcriptional regulator: MTFERDAKTLELPWPFTGRDSEVELIRRSLAAGRHGIVVTGSAGCGKTRLVAEAARGTDCALVAGTPEARSIPFAAFAHLLPEEVTLHRAVQLLSSVRLLIVDDAHLLDDASAALVHQLAVQGRTRLLVTATDGMPAPGAISRLWTGELLPRLVLDPLPPEETAHLLAAGAGGGLEPLTVNRLHRLCQGDLRLLRDLLGAVRERGLLTRVPGVDAWAWRGPLPLTATVRERAARVLDRDRPEERETLERLAFGEPLALDMDAFDLWVLERLEADGLIRIDDRGAVRLVHPLHGPVLRAAAGRLRARRLARTPDQCAAALEAETAALTRSVQLADVRAVSAPVGEWLVDEGERVPAAYAAVRARFARFGGRLREAEAWAREGLLGAPEDRCCRHELALAVAQSGDVNAAVEAGDGWPAVARGDLDAALSAVEPYDAVRLGAPERAAGRLDGVFAQHADALARGDGPALDRAAEALQERGLLLYAAEAHAQAVRAHRDPRAARTSRTRAVALARRCQGARTPALSGLVLGELTARQRQIVTLAAAGLSNRQIAERLTLSVRTVGNHLYSAYARLGASDRGALSWMVELPDAQPA, encoded by the coding sequence ATGACATTCGAACGGGATGCGAAGACCCTGGAACTGCCCTGGCCGTTCACCGGACGGGACAGCGAAGTCGAGCTGATCCGCAGGTCACTGGCCGCGGGGCGGCACGGAATCGTGGTGACCGGGTCCGCGGGCTGCGGCAAGACCCGGCTCGTCGCGGAGGCCGCCCGTGGCACCGACTGCGCCCTGGTGGCCGGGACGCCCGAGGCCCGCTCCATCCCCTTCGCCGCCTTCGCGCACCTGCTGCCCGAAGAGGTCACCCTGCACCGCGCGGTACAACTCCTCTCCTCGGTACGGCTGCTGATCGTCGACGACGCCCACCTCCTCGACGACGCCTCCGCCGCCCTGGTCCACCAGCTGGCCGTGCAGGGCCGCACCCGGCTGCTGGTCACCGCCACCGACGGCATGCCCGCGCCCGGCGCGATCTCCCGGCTGTGGACCGGCGAGCTGCTGCCCCGGCTCGTCCTGGACCCGCTGCCGCCCGAGGAGACCGCGCACCTGCTCGCGGCCGGCGCGGGCGGCGGCCTCGAACCGCTCACCGTGAACCGCCTGCACCGCCTGTGCCAGGGCGATCTACGGCTGCTGCGCGACCTGTTGGGCGCGGTGCGCGAGCGGGGGCTGCTCACCCGGGTCCCGGGCGTGGACGCCTGGGCCTGGCGCGGCCCGCTGCCGCTGACGGCGACCGTGCGCGAGCGCGCCGCGCGCGTCCTGGACCGGGACCGCCCCGAGGAGCGCGAGACCCTCGAACGCCTCGCCTTCGGCGAACCCCTCGCCCTGGACATGGACGCCTTCGACCTGTGGGTCCTCGAACGCCTGGAAGCCGACGGCCTGATCCGCATCGACGACCGGGGCGCCGTCCGCCTCGTCCACCCGCTGCACGGCCCGGTGCTGCGGGCCGCGGCCGGCCGGCTCCGGGCGAGGCGGCTGGCCCGCACCCCGGACCAGTGCGCCGCCGCCCTCGAAGCCGAGACCGCCGCACTGACCCGGAGCGTCCAACTCGCCGACGTACGGGCCGTGTCGGCGCCGGTGGGGGAGTGGCTGGTGGACGAGGGCGAGCGGGTACCGGCCGCATACGCGGCCGTACGCGCCCGGTTCGCCCGGTTCGGCGGACGGCTGCGGGAAGCCGAGGCGTGGGCCAGGGAAGGACTGCTGGGCGCGCCCGAGGACCGGTGCTGCCGCCATGAACTCGCCCTGGCTGTCGCGCAGTCGGGAGATGTGAACGCTGCTGTGGAAGCCGGGGACGGCTGGCCCGCCGTCGCCCGTGGCGACCTGGACGCCGCCCTGTCGGCCGTGGAGCCGTACGACGCCGTACGCCTCGGCGCTCCCGAGCGGGCCGCGGGACGGCTCGACGGGGTCTTCGCCCAGCACGCCGACGCGCTCGCCCGCGGGGACGGGCCCGCGCTGGACCGGGCCGCCGAGGCGCTCCAGGAGCGCGGGCTGCTGCTGTACGCGGCCGAGGCGCACGCCCAGGCCGTACGGGCCCACCGCGACCCGCGCGCCGCCCGCACCTCACGCACCCGGGCCGTCGCCCTCGCCCGCCGCTGCCAGGGCGCCCGCACCCCGGCCCTGTCCGGCCTGGTCCTCGGCGAACTCACCGCCCGGCAGCGCCAGATCGTCACCCTGGCGGCGGCCGGCCTCAGCAACCGCCAGATCGCCGAACGGCTCACCCTCTCCGTCCGCACGGTCGGCAACCACCTCTACAGCGCCTACGCCCGCCTCGGCGCGAGCGACCGGGGCGCGCTGTCCTGGATGGTGGAACTGCCGGACGCGCAACCGGCGTGA
- a CDS encoding CHAT domain-containing protein, with the protein MTAGNDPVLELLPKVFAAPGEALAGAEEVLGADPSPLHASVAHQVIGMWQRDFGDVRLALDHLRRARDLAARADSAEREADVLGTLGVALVHAGRTRQGLAAFERGVARGTGHTRARVLYRRAYVWWVLGHHPEALEDVRRAIPVLRQADDVIWTARALTLRATVHLALGAVERADADFTAAEALWDTTGQEHDKADAVESRGLAAFRAGDIPAALRLLDEAEERYAKLGTPTFMLDIRRCEVLMAAGLALEALAEADAAIGVLDEIGGQSTRKAELLLVAARAARLAGDPHTALARAALAVRLFAGQRRTWWETHARLVLIEARLATGRASGRLVADAAGVADRLASFGAPAAPEAALLAGRIALALGWRADAERHLGTAARSRHAGPPLARMTGWAAQALRARAAGSGRGVLEACRRGLDVLDDHRTTLGASELRARATAQGAELAALAQRVSLDSGGPRRLLVWSERWRATVLTAPPTRPPADPVLQSRLTAFREIADRAEKARMEGHPVFTLEREQRRLEREIRSRTLHMRGEEPGGGDRFDPARLLARLGEDTRLVELAVVDGRVQVLLCGQGRVRRFEAGLLADAEIEAEHVQAGLRRLAHPGAEGRLPVVEAAGRRLEELLLGPAADHLGSGPVVVVPPGRLHRVPWALLPTLREKVLSVSPSASSWLRARETAPPPGGRQVLVRGPGLATGGAEVPELADRYGTPTLLEHDDASVPRVLEELDGAALAHIAAHGTFRADSPLFSALRMSDGPLIVHDFERLDRSPYRIILSCCDTARFASVGADELLGLVTALLPLGTAGVVACTAPVNDAAVVPLMVALHKGLGAGLSLAEALRDARAAVPADAVHQATGWAFSAFGAA; encoded by the coding sequence GTGACAGCGGGAAACGACCCGGTTCTCGAATTGCTGCCGAAGGTGTTCGCCGCTCCTGGTGAGGCCCTGGCCGGGGCGGAGGAGGTGCTCGGCGCCGATCCCTCGCCGCTGCACGCCTCCGTGGCCCATCAGGTGATCGGGATGTGGCAGCGGGACTTCGGTGATGTGCGGCTCGCGCTGGACCACCTGCGGCGGGCCCGCGACCTGGCGGCGCGCGCGGACTCCGCGGAGCGGGAGGCGGACGTCCTCGGCACGCTCGGCGTGGCGCTGGTGCACGCGGGCCGCACCCGGCAGGGACTCGCCGCGTTCGAGCGGGGTGTCGCGCGCGGCACCGGACACACCCGGGCGCGGGTGCTGTACCGGCGGGCGTACGTGTGGTGGGTGCTCGGGCATCACCCCGAGGCGCTGGAGGACGTCCGGCGGGCGATCCCGGTGCTGCGGCAGGCGGACGACGTGATCTGGACGGCGCGGGCGCTGACCCTGCGGGCGACGGTGCATCTGGCGCTGGGCGCGGTGGAGCGGGCGGACGCGGACTTCACGGCGGCCGAGGCGCTGTGGGACACCACGGGCCAGGAGCACGACAAGGCGGACGCGGTGGAGAGCCGGGGCCTGGCCGCGTTCCGGGCCGGGGACATCCCGGCGGCGCTGCGGCTGCTGGACGAGGCCGAGGAGCGGTACGCCAAGCTGGGCACGCCGACGTTCATGCTGGACATCCGGCGCTGCGAGGTGCTGATGGCGGCGGGCCTCGCCCTGGAGGCGCTGGCCGAGGCGGACGCGGCGATCGGGGTGCTGGACGAGATCGGCGGGCAGTCCACCCGCAAGGCGGAGCTGCTGCTGGTCGCCGCGCGGGCGGCCCGTCTCGCGGGCGATCCGCACACCGCCCTCGCCCGCGCGGCCCTGGCGGTACGGCTGTTCGCCGGACAGCGGCGCACCTGGTGGGAGACGCACGCCCGGCTGGTGCTGATCGAGGCGCGGCTGGCCACCGGGCGTGCCTCGGGGCGGCTGGTCGCGGACGCCGCGGGGGTCGCCGACCGGCTGGCCTCCTTCGGCGCTCCGGCCGCCCCCGAGGCCGCGCTGCTCGCGGGCCGGATCGCGCTGGCGCTGGGCTGGCGGGCCGACGCCGAACGGCACTTGGGGACCGCGGCCCGCAGCAGGCACGCGGGGCCGCCGCTGGCGCGGATGACGGGCTGGGCGGCGCAGGCGCTGCGGGCGCGGGCCGCGGGGTCCGGGCGCGGAGTGCTGGAGGCGTGCCGCCGGGGCCTGGACGTGCTCGACGACCACCGTACGACGCTGGGCGCCTCGGAGCTGCGGGCCCGCGCCACCGCGCAGGGTGCCGAACTCGCCGCGCTGGCACAGCGGGTGAGCCTGGACTCCGGGGGCCCGCGGCGGCTGCTGGTGTGGAGCGAGCGGTGGCGGGCGACCGTGCTGACCGCGCCGCCGACCCGGCCGCCGGCCGATCCGGTGCTCCAGAGCAGGCTCACGGCGTTCCGCGAGATAGCGGACCGCGCGGAGAAGGCCCGGATGGAGGGGCATCCGGTGTTCACCCTGGAGCGCGAACAGCGCCGTCTGGAACGGGAGATCCGCTCCCGGACCCTGCACATGCGCGGGGAGGAGCCCGGCGGCGGCGACCGCTTCGATCCGGCGCGGCTGCTGGCCCGGCTCGGCGAGGACACCCGGCTGGTCGAACTGGCCGTGGTGGACGGGCGGGTGCAGGTGCTGCTGTGCGGGCAGGGCCGGGTACGGCGGTTCGAGGCCGGGCTGCTCGCCGACGCGGAGATCGAGGCGGAGCACGTCCAGGCCGGACTGCGACGCCTCGCCCATCCGGGCGCCGAGGGCCGCCTTCCCGTGGTGGAGGCGGCGGGCCGTCGGCTGGAGGAGTTGCTGCTGGGCCCGGCGGCGGACCATCTGGGCAGCGGCCCGGTTGTGGTCGTACCGCCCGGCCGGCTGCACCGCGTGCCGTGGGCGCTGCTGCCGACGCTGCGGGAGAAGGTGCTCAGCGTGTCGCCGTCGGCGAGCAGTTGGCTGCGGGCGCGGGAGACCGCGCCGCCGCCGGGCGGCCGTCAGGTACTGGTGCGCGGGCCGGGTCTGGCCACCGGTGGCGCGGAGGTGCCCGAACTCGCCGACCGGTACGGCACGCCGACCCTTCTGGAGCACGACGACGCGAGCGTGCCGCGGGTCCTGGAGGAACTGGACGGGGCGGCGCTGGCGCACATCGCCGCGCACGGCACGTTCCGGGCGGACAGTCCGCTGTTCTCCGCGCTGCGGATGTCCGACGGCCCGCTGATCGTCCATGACTTCGAACGCCTGGACCGCAGCCCCTACCGCATCATCCTCTCCTGCTGCGACACGGCCCGCTTCGCCTCGGTCGGCGCCGATGAACTCCTGGGCCTGGTCACCGCGCTCCTGCCGCTCGGCACGGCCGGCGTGGTGGCGTGCACCGCCCCCGTCAACGACGCGGCGGTGGTCCCCCTGATGGTCGCCCTCCACAAGGGCCTCGGCGCCGGACTCTCCCTGGCGGAGGCCCTGCGCGACGCCCGGGCCGCCGTCCCCGCGGACGCGGTGCACCAGGCCACGGGGTGGGCGTTCTCTGCGTTCGGGGCGGCATGA
- a CDS encoding S8/S53 family peptidase: MAPQRFHEQFDQIQRSMPDVPLAMGPDDSAEFFYEKGVVLAKDGEEARVVEDAVREHFTAFTGLTADRVRRASPETNRSGITRIQVGDPGHGDRRGDRAVAGALRAVRTAEARAGRRLVSRNHVVSIAVNACPGDEPVPAPLTQPPNPAAAEGLYDADTAIGVLVIDTGLMADYRSYPLLAHTEGDLQIKECDDGGILQQYVGHGTFIAGLVAAVAPNTGITVRNTLNDAGAILESEFGDKLFEAVEQGGWPDILSLSAGTSNGRTDGLLGLDAFMRELRAQRTLLVAAAGNNASATPFWPAAYAELPEYADSVLSIGALRGDGEYGACFSNHGSWVKAYAPGERLISSLTGFDAPVPYVYQHSTYDACRYGFAYLCTCQSPRHTGLLSEERAAAVTGKPDQVMFEGFANWSGTSFATPVVAGMVAGHMTAHKETDPRAARAQLIAANTEFAEVRGAHVPALRPPTWRPVPVVPLAPPA, encoded by the coding sequence ATGGCACCACAGCGATTCCACGAGCAGTTCGACCAGATCCAGCGCTCCATGCCCGACGTCCCGTTGGCGATGGGACCGGACGACTCCGCCGAGTTCTTCTACGAGAAGGGCGTCGTGCTGGCCAAGGACGGGGAGGAGGCCCGCGTCGTCGAGGACGCCGTGCGGGAGCACTTCACCGCGTTCACCGGGCTCACCGCCGACCGGGTGCGCCGGGCGAGCCCCGAGACCAACCGCTCCGGCATCACCCGGATCCAGGTCGGCGACCCCGGGCACGGCGACCGGCGCGGCGACCGTGCCGTCGCGGGGGCGCTGCGCGCGGTGCGCACCGCCGAGGCCCGGGCCGGACGGCGCCTGGTCAGCCGTAACCACGTGGTGTCCATCGCGGTCAACGCCTGCCCCGGCGACGAGCCCGTGCCGGCGCCGCTCACCCAGCCGCCCAACCCGGCCGCCGCCGAGGGCCTGTACGACGCCGACACGGCGATCGGAGTCCTCGTCATCGACACCGGGCTGATGGCCGACTACCGCTCCTACCCGCTGCTCGCGCACACCGAGGGCGACCTGCAGATCAAGGAGTGCGACGACGGCGGCATCCTCCAGCAGTACGTCGGACACGGCACGTTCATCGCCGGACTCGTCGCCGCCGTCGCCCCCAACACCGGGATCACCGTCCGCAACACGCTGAACGACGCGGGCGCCATCCTGGAGTCGGAGTTCGGCGACAAGCTCTTCGAGGCCGTCGAGCAGGGCGGCTGGCCGGACATCCTCAGCCTCTCCGCGGGCACCTCCAACGGCCGCACCGACGGACTCCTCGGCCTCGACGCCTTCATGCGGGAACTGCGCGCCCAGCGCACCCTGCTGGTCGCCGCCGCCGGCAACAACGCCAGCGCCACGCCCTTCTGGCCCGCGGCCTACGCCGAACTGCCCGAGTACGCCGACTCCGTGCTGTCGATCGGCGCGCTGCGCGGGGACGGCGAGTACGGCGCCTGCTTCTCCAACCACGGCTCCTGGGTGAAGGCGTACGCCCCCGGCGAGCGCCTCATCAGCTCGCTGACCGGCTTCGACGCGCCCGTCCCGTACGTGTACCAGCACTCCACCTACGACGCCTGCCGCTACGGCTTCGCCTATCTGTGCACCTGTCAGTCGCCGCGCCACACCGGACTGTTGAGCGAGGAGCGGGCCGCGGCCGTGACCGGCAAGCCGGACCAGGTGATGTTCGAGGGGTTCGCGAACTGGAGCGGCACCTCCTTCGCCACCCCCGTGGTCGCCGGGATGGTCGCGGGGCACATGACGGCGCACAAGGAGACCGACCCGCGCGCCGCCCGCGCCCAGCTGATCGCCGCGAACACCGAGTTCGCGGAGGTGCGCGGGGCGCATGTGCCGGCGCTGCGCCCGCCGACCTGGCGCCCGGTGCCCGTCGTGCCGCTCGCTCCTCCGGCATGA
- a CDS encoding RNA polymerase sigma factor — MRLGTAPSAAYDDLPYTRGGAVDRADVGALVQSAVDGEAAAWKALVEGLSPLVWSVVRAHRLSDADAHEVYQTVWFRFAQHLGRIREPEKAGSWLASTARHECLKVLKNLKRLTPTDDPHLLDRVSEDRTPEESLLDSEEAAAQSERVRRLWQEFDELGDRCRQLLRVLMASPPPSYQEVSAALGIAVGSIGPLRQRCLRRLRARLDARGAL, encoded by the coding sequence ATGAGGCTCGGAACCGCCCCCTCCGCGGCGTACGATGACTTGCCGTACACGAGGGGTGGGGCCGTGGATCGTGCTGATGTCGGCGCGCTCGTCCAGTCCGCCGTCGACGGTGAAGCGGCGGCCTGGAAAGCGCTCGTGGAAGGGCTCAGCCCGCTGGTGTGGTCGGTGGTGCGCGCGCACCGGCTCTCCGATGCCGACGCGCACGAGGTGTACCAGACCGTCTGGTTCCGTTTCGCCCAGCACCTGGGGCGGATCCGGGAGCCGGAGAAGGCCGGGTCGTGGCTGGCCAGCACCGCCCGGCACGAGTGCCTGAAGGTGCTGAAGAACCTGAAGCGGCTGACCCCGACGGACGATCCGCACCTGCTGGACCGGGTCAGCGAGGACCGCACGCCCGAGGAGTCCCTGCTGGACTCCGAGGAGGCGGCCGCGCAGAGCGAACGCGTCCGTCGGCTGTGGCAGGAGTTCGACGAACTTGGCGACCGCTGCCGCCAGTTGCTGCGGGTACTGATGGCCTCACCGCCGCCCAGCTACCAGGAGGTGTCCGCCGCCCTGGGCATCGCCGTGGGCAGTATCGGACCGCTGCGCCAGCGCTGTCTGCGCCGCCTCAGGGCCCGACTCGACGCACGGGGAGCGCTGTGA
- a CDS encoding cytochrome P450: MNDETTTLSEQAPPAIRDWPASDLAGTEFDPVLTDLMREGPLTRIRLPHGEGWAWLATRYDDVKAITNDPRFGRAEVTRRQVTRMAPHFKPRPGSLAFADQPDHNRLRRPVAGAFTVGAMKRLRPRAQRILDELMEGVVRDGPPADLIERVLEPFPLTVVSEVMGVPAADRAQVHAWTRTIISTTGAEDAERAKNGLYGWITETVRARAHSQGDDVYSLLGAAVHREEISETEAVGLAGPLQIGGEAVTANCGQMLYLLLTRPELMARMRERPEERGAVVDELLRYIPHRSSVGLARIALEDVELHGLRIRAGDPVYVSYLAANRDPEVYPDPDRIDPDRSAPPHLAFGNGPHYCTGAVLARLQTELLLGTLLERLPGLRLAVAPEDVPWRRRTMIRGPQSLPCAW; the protein is encoded by the coding sequence ATGAACGACGAGACCACCACGCTCAGCGAACAGGCGCCGCCCGCGATCCGGGACTGGCCCGCCAGTGACCTCGCCGGGACGGAGTTCGACCCGGTCCTCACCGACCTCATGCGGGAGGGACCGCTGACGCGTATCCGGCTGCCGCACGGCGAGGGCTGGGCGTGGCTGGCCACGCGGTACGACGACGTGAAGGCGATCACCAACGACCCCCGGTTCGGCCGGGCGGAGGTCACCAGGCGTCAGGTGACGCGGATGGCGCCGCATTTCAAGCCGCGCCCCGGCTCGCTCGCCTTCGCCGACCAGCCCGACCACAACCGGCTGCGGCGGCCGGTCGCCGGTGCCTTCACGGTCGGCGCGATGAAGCGGCTGCGCCCGCGCGCCCAGCGGATCCTGGACGAGCTGATGGAGGGCGTCGTCCGCGACGGGCCGCCGGCCGATCTCATCGAGCGGGTCCTGGAGCCCTTCCCGCTCACCGTGGTCAGCGAGGTCATGGGGGTACCGGCCGCGGACCGGGCTCAGGTGCACGCGTGGACCCGGACGATCATCTCCACCACCGGCGCCGAGGACGCCGAGCGGGCCAAGAACGGCCTGTACGGCTGGATCACCGAGACCGTCCGGGCCCGTGCCCACAGCCAGGGTGACGACGTGTACTCGCTGCTCGGGGCCGCCGTGCACCGCGAGGAGATCAGCGAGACGGAGGCGGTCGGGCTCGCCGGGCCGCTCCAGATCGGCGGCGAGGCCGTCACCGCGAACTGCGGGCAGATGCTGTACCTGCTGCTCACCCGCCCCGAGCTGATGGCACGGATGCGGGAGCGGCCCGAGGAGCGCGGCGCCGTCGTGGACGAGCTGCTGCGCTACATCCCGCACCGCAGCAGCGTGGGCCTGGCCCGGATCGCCCTGGAGGACGTCGAGCTGCACGGCCTGCGGATCCGCGCCGGGGACCCGGTGTACGTCTCCTATCTGGCCGCCAACCGCGACCCGGAGGTCTACCCCGACCCCGACCGGATCGACCCGGACCGTTCGGCGCCACCGCATCTGGCCTTCGGCAACGGCCCGCACTACTGCACCGGCGCGGTGCTCGCCCGGCTCCAGACCGAGCTGCTGCTCGGCACGCTGCTGGAGCGGCTGCCGGGACTGCGGCTCGCGGTGGCGCCTGAGGACGTGCCCTGGCGCCGCCGGACCATGATCCGCGGTCCGCAGTCCCTGCCCTGCGCCTGGTGA
- a CDS encoding N-formylglutamate amidohydrolase produces the protein MNFALSPGAEHSPVILHVPHSSREIPPEVRSGIVLDDPALARELDHITDSHTALLAAEAAEVCAVRPWVFTNRLSRLVVDPERFPDEREEMLAVGMGAVYTRTTHKGVLRAADTDPEPLLARYFRPYAEAMADAVAGRLAATGRAVIVDVHSYPSAPLPYELHGDGPRPPVCLGTDSFHTPPGLLAAARKAFEECGEVGLDSPFGGTYVPLEFYGTDPRVGALMVEIRRDTYLTEPGGPAGPGLLRLAEALARLVDALPG, from the coding sequence ATGAACTTCGCGCTGTCCCCGGGTGCCGAGCACTCCCCCGTGATCCTTCATGTCCCGCACTCCTCGCGGGAGATCCCGCCCGAGGTGCGCTCCGGCATCGTGCTGGACGACCCGGCGCTCGCGCGGGAACTGGACCACATCACCGACTCCCACACCGCGCTGCTGGCCGCCGAGGCGGCCGAGGTGTGCGCCGTGCGGCCCTGGGTGTTCACCAACCGGCTGTCCCGGCTGGTCGTCGACCCCGAGCGGTTCCCCGACGAGCGGGAGGAGATGCTCGCCGTCGGCATGGGCGCCGTCTACACCCGGACCACGCACAAGGGCGTGCTGCGGGCGGCCGACACCGACCCCGAGCCGCTGCTCGCGCGCTACTTCCGGCCGTACGCCGAGGCCATGGCGGATGCCGTGGCGGGGCGGCTGGCCGCGACCGGGCGGGCCGTGATCGTCGATGTGCACTCCTATCCGAGCGCGCCGCTGCCCTACGAGCTGCACGGGGACGGGCCACGGCCCCCGGTGTGCCTCGGCACCGACTCCTTCCACACGCCTCCAGGGCTGCTCGCCGCGGCCCGCAAGGCGTTCGAGGAGTGCGGGGAGGTCGGGCTCGACAGTCCGTTCGGCGGGACGTACGTGCCGCTGGAGTTCTACGGCACCGATCCCCGGGTCGGCGCGCTGATGGTGGAGATCCGCCGGGACACCTACCTGACCGAGCCCGGCGGGCCCGCGGGTCCTGGTCTGCTCCGGCTCGCCGAGGCCCTCGCCCGGCTGGTGGACGCGCTGCCCGGGTGA
- a CDS encoding DUF664 domain-containing protein, which yields MSDEPERWTQASVYPDMWADPDEDPRDNDGPGPDGELATYQSVLRDFRLTLEMKCQGLAPEQLARRSVPPSTMSLVGLLRHLAEVERDWRNWIVPGDPEPKLYGVRDADFDQAAAEQALVDGAFADLAREQAATDAAFAAYPDPATRVGEDDSSVRELWVHRIEEYARHCGHADLLRERVDGRVGQ from the coding sequence GTGAGCGACGAACCCGAGCGGTGGACCCAGGCCAGTGTGTATCCCGACATGTGGGCCGACCCGGACGAGGATCCGCGCGACAACGACGGGCCGGGCCCGGACGGTGAGTTGGCGACGTACCAGAGCGTGCTGCGGGATTTCCGGCTCACCCTGGAGATGAAGTGCCAGGGGCTCGCCCCGGAGCAGCTGGCCCGCCGCTCGGTGCCGCCGTCGACCATGTCCCTGGTCGGACTGCTCCGCCATCTCGCCGAGGTGGAGCGGGACTGGCGCAACTGGATCGTGCCGGGCGACCCGGAACCCAAGCTGTACGGGGTCCGGGACGCCGACTTCGACCAGGCCGCCGCGGAACAGGCCCTGGTCGACGGCGCGTTCGCCGACCTCGCCCGGGAGCAGGCGGCGACCGACGCGGCGTTCGCGGCGTATCCGGACCCGGCGACCCGGGTGGGCGAGGACGACAGCTCCGTGCGCGAGCTGTGGGTGCACCGCATCGAGGAGTACGCCCGTCACTGCGGCCACGCCGACCTGCTGCGCGAGCGGGTCGACGGCCGGGTGGGACAGTAG